A genomic segment from Gracilimonas sediminicola encodes:
- a CDS encoding M48 family metallopeptidase codes for MMKKLLSSFGVLLFCTVMFGQSALAQVKYTNQTADMRKGPAAYHEFLLRLYINNKVELDSTQGYWDRIWFKETLGWVPSYTLSDSKISEDKLQSDSLQSRMNLMFSQIDGDDADVEEELVASPTQVSAAVKGFAEKWRRARDIEYTVDFEKFQIEPASPTEFQNFIGVRERKMNPQQERRLLYPDAIFVPYTDPAIDQVGYAVASAVAQRGLVSNYQLQRYLDLLSGLIVENSHKPELDFKVFILDSEAVQGYSLPGNYIFVSKGALKQMRSEAELVHFLAHEIAHLVFSHGMVEYKEQEPRVKRESLLDEMRRKLAEEGAENQATEEERENEQRITDWTDGFYDAANSERLESYEFDADYWGIIYTYLSGYNPNEAIKYLNRIQISETEAITEWSGLSLERRIEAINEQIDDLNLGSGNTSSELFQRLMNSLD; via the coding sequence ATGATGAAAAAACTACTTTCTTCTTTTGGGGTGCTATTGTTTTGCACAGTTATGTTCGGCCAATCTGCTTTGGCCCAGGTAAAATACACGAACCAAACGGCAGATATGCGTAAAGGCCCTGCGGCCTATCATGAGTTTTTACTGCGCCTGTACATCAACAATAAAGTTGAGTTGGATTCCACACAGGGATACTGGGATCGTATCTGGTTCAAAGAAACGTTGGGATGGGTGCCAAGCTACACGCTTTCTGATTCTAAGATTAGTGAGGACAAACTTCAATCTGACTCCCTCCAAAGCCGGATGAACCTGATGTTCTCCCAAATTGACGGTGACGATGCAGATGTAGAAGAGGAACTGGTGGCTTCACCTACCCAGGTATCGGCCGCCGTAAAGGGCTTTGCCGAAAAATGGCGCCGTGCACGGGATATCGAATACACCGTTGATTTCGAGAAATTTCAGATCGAGCCTGCTTCTCCTACTGAGTTCCAGAACTTTATTGGGGTCAGAGAGCGGAAAATGAATCCCCAGCAAGAACGAAGACTCTTGTACCCGGATGCTATTTTTGTTCCTTATACCGACCCTGCCATCGACCAGGTGGGCTATGCGGTTGCCAGTGCGGTAGCTCAACGTGGGCTGGTAAGCAACTACCAACTGCAACGGTACCTGGATTTACTTTCCGGACTGATTGTAGAGAACAGCCACAAGCCGGAACTCGACTTCAAAGTTTTCATTCTTGATTCGGAAGCTGTTCAGGGATATTCGCTGCCCGGCAACTATATTTTTGTTTCCAAAGGAGCCCTTAAGCAGATGCGTTCTGAAGCCGAATTGGTTCACTTCCTGGCTCATGAAATCGCTCACCTTGTATTCAGCCATGGTATGGTTGAGTACAAAGAGCAAGAGCCGCGGGTTAAGCGCGAGAGCCTGCTGGACGAAATGCGCCGAAAATTGGCTGAAGAAGGAGCGGAAAACCAAGCCACAGAAGAAGAGCGGGAAAATGAGCAACGCATCACTGACTGGACCGATGGTTTTTATGATGCTGCCAACAGCGAACGACTGGAGTCCTATGAATTTGATGCTGATTACTGGGGTATCATTTATACCTACCTTTCCGGTTATAATCCCAATGAGGCTATCAAATACCTGAACCGAATTCAGATTTCAGAAACCGAAGCCATTACGGAGTGGAGCGGTCTTTCACTGGAACGAAGAATTGAAGCCATTAACGAGCAAATTGATGACCTCAACCTCGGAAGTGGTAATACCAGCAGTGAATTGTTTCAGCGCCTGATGAATTCACTGGACTAA
- a CDS encoding M24 family metallopeptidase produces MPRTLRLAVNINSLFLFAIFFVFSASLQAQSSSWNESTLKEDRALFSEHFTPAEFAERRDKVYEAIGEESIAILQGAPSPEGYLDFRQNNEFYYLSGIESPDAYLILNGQTREATVYLYSRKERREYGEGKILSFEDAELVTELSGIENVGSYSDLINDLKSLNQTAEITTAYTPHSPYEEVAMTRSMANRHIEDMKANPLDTRLPRHQNFIQEIREAVPDLEVEDLDPVIDELRKIKSEKELELIRRSTRLQAEVIKESMKSTEPGVKPYELEAVSKYIYWKHNIQDDAYYPLIHVGPDAYMNHYHNSKRTAKAGDMILMDYGAYDRYYSSDLGRMWPVNGTFNPVQRELYSFYLKFYEAILYHIKLGLTPQQVMQNALKEIDVILEEHKFSKPLYRNAAEQFVAGYHERAKDPDMRLGHGVGMSVHDVGGYAVPIEPGMVFVIEPQFRVPEERIYIRLEDMIIATEDGVEIYSDFLPRDIESIEKLVREDGLLQKNPISIDN; encoded by the coding sequence ATGCCACGTACTCTTCGATTAGCTGTTAACATCAACAGCCTGTTTCTGTTCGCTATTTTCTTCGTTTTTTCTGCTTCTTTACAGGCTCAATCTTCAAGCTGGAATGAATCAACCTTAAAAGAAGACCGGGCTTTGTTTTCTGAACACTTCACCCCGGCTGAATTTGCAGAACGGCGAGACAAGGTTTACGAGGCCATCGGAGAAGAGAGCATTGCTATTTTACAGGGTGCCCCAAGCCCGGAAGGATATCTTGATTTCAGACAAAACAACGAGTTCTACTATTTATCCGGCATAGAATCACCCGATGCCTACCTAATCCTGAACGGGCAAACCCGGGAGGCCACCGTTTATTTGTATAGTCGTAAAGAGCGCCGGGAGTATGGGGAAGGCAAAATACTTTCTTTCGAAGATGCCGAATTAGTAACAGAACTTTCCGGTATTGAGAATGTGGGATCGTACTCAGATTTAATTAACGACCTGAAATCCCTGAATCAAACTGCAGAAATTACCACCGCATATACACCTCACAGTCCTTACGAGGAAGTGGCCATGACACGTAGTATGGCCAACCGCCACATTGAGGACATGAAAGCCAATCCTTTGGATACACGCTTGCCCCGCCATCAAAACTTCATTCAGGAAATACGGGAAGCAGTTCCGGATTTAGAAGTTGAAGATTTAGATCCCGTTATCGACGAACTTCGGAAAATAAAGAGCGAGAAAGAGCTTGAACTTATCCGCCGCTCCACCCGCTTGCAGGCAGAAGTTATTAAGGAATCGATGAAATCGACCGAACCGGGTGTAAAGCCCTATGAACTGGAGGCCGTCTCAAAATACATTTACTGGAAGCATAATATTCAGGATGATGCCTATTACCCGCTTATCCATGTTGGCCCCGATGCGTACATGAACCACTATCACAACAGCAAGCGAACAGCAAAAGCCGGGGATATGATATTGATGGATTACGGAGCTTATGACCGGTACTACTCCAGCGACCTTGGTCGGATGTGGCCCGTTAATGGCACGTTCAATCCCGTACAAAGGGAGTTGTACTCATTTTATCTGAAGTTTTACGAGGCTATTCTCTATCATATTAAACTCGGGCTTACTCCACAACAAGTGATGCAAAACGCCCTCAAAGAAATAGACGTCATTTTAGAAGAACACAAATTCTCCAAGCCACTCTACCGAAATGCTGCCGAGCAGTTTGTAGCCGGCTATCATGAAAGAGCCAAAGACCCGGACATGCGATTGGGGCACGGAGTGGGGATGTCCGTTCATGATGTTGGGGGTTATGCCGTTCCCATTGAGCCGGGAATGGTATTTGTGATTGAACCTCAGTTTCGGGTACCGGAAGAACGAATTTACATTCGCCTGGAAGACATGATTATTGCTACTGAAGATGGAGTCGAGATTTACAGCGACTTTCTCCCGCGCGATATTGAAAGCATCGAAAAGCTTGTCCGGGAAGATGGGCTGCTTCAGAAAAACCCTATTTCAATCGATAATTAA
- the mce gene encoding methylmalonyl-CoA epimerase: protein MHIDHIGIAVKDIKKATETYSKILNASPTKSETVESEKVETVFFQTGESKVELLGPTGDDSVIAKYVEKKGEGIHHVAFEVDDIHAELDRLRKEGFTILNKQPKDGADNKLVAFVHPKDNHGVLVELCQSKK, encoded by the coding sequence ATGCATATTGATCACATTGGCATTGCCGTAAAAGACATAAAGAAAGCCACGGAAACCTATTCAAAGATTTTAAACGCCTCCCCCACTAAATCCGAGACCGTAGAAAGTGAAAAGGTGGAAACGGTTTTCTTCCAGACTGGCGAATCGAAAGTGGAACTGCTGGGCCCAACCGGCGATGATTCTGTAATTGCCAAATATGTGGAAAAGAAAGGCGAAGGTATTCATCACGTGGCCTTTGAAGTGGATGACATCCATGCCGAACTAGATCGTCTTCGCAAAGAAGGGTTCACCATTCTGAATAAACAACCCAAAGACGGAGCCGATAACAAGCTGGTTGCCTTCGTTCATCCGAAAGATAATCACGGGGTTTTGGTGGAATTGTGCCAGAGTAAGAAATGA